gagagaacacacaGTTGTGTCGTCGTGTCCGAAAGCCCAAACACAGCCGGTATCAATTTCgacttcttttattcttctacaataaaattgcattttccatttaattttatcatcctTTAAACTGCTCGATCATTTGATAACAATGTCCAAGACATTAATCGGTTCAACTTGTTCCTTTCTATCCTTATCCtaacctctctctttttttttctttttcttttttttttttttccctttcccccGTTTGATTTATCACCTTGATTATTCCttcgatcgttaattatttataaatattgttctttgctctctttctttttttctcttcttcttattgtCTTCTATTTAAATCGTTAACATAAGGATGCCCGATTTCACGCTACTTCGTCGCAATTTTGTCcgaacgaagaaaatcatGAACTCATGACTATCCTCAACATTGACAATAAGCCTATTCTCCTTCCTATTCCCCCCCCCGCTCCCCTTTAAATCGAGTCCGTCATACACGCGCACGACAAGAGTTTGGTTTAACTCGacgaccttttttttttgcaagtcAAGTAACACACACCACCTGTCTACCGTCTTCTACGATTGCTCGACATGTACTACCGTCTGATTTTACTTTTGACGCAGATGTCGATAGTTCGACCGACACGATGCTAGATGGCactagatctctctctctctctctctctctcttttgtttactCCACAAGACgctaaatattcaatataaaaaaagaaataataataataataataataataataataataataataataacgatagtactgaaagataaaaaaaagaaaaagaaaatttctttcgatttttctctctctctctctctctccctctctcccctttttttttcttttagtcaATGAAcagaattacaattattattaaatgcaaTTTGATAAGAGACGATAAATAAACAcgcgttatcgatattaataatcaatcgatatcttcgatcgattatttggAACTTGGAGTGCCACCTAGCGACCGATACTCGAACAAAGTGTTGCAAATCAATTCTCAATGCTCTTATTCTTCCCGTATACACGTGACGAATAtattcgcatatatatacacacgtatataaatattgtagatGTGCATCGTGTGACGGGTTGAGGATGGGAGGCGAGAGGGAGGAcacgtaaataattattttgactTGCATCTTTGAGAACTTAAATAACTCTTGTTTAAAAGAGCTCacggttttttttctttcctttttttttttctttttttttcttaaatataatctaacattctttattttacatattcttATAACTGACATCTCAACATTGATTTCAAAATACTATCTgaagaatttattatcttacatGGGCATAAGCTGTCGTTgggttattaaatattaaattttgtgtGTCCCTTGACATCAGCGTTATCCGACGTATATACCGTCTTGCTTTGTATCCTTCTAGATTGTATGTACTCCCTAGATATatccaaaattatatatgtaggaAGCATTTTGAAATTAGTTCAATGTCAGTTACAAGAATGTTTAATAAgggtatataaataatattgggttttatttaaaaatgtaaacgtGACATGATTCGTCCCCTTCCATACCAATCcaaatcttctctcttttgacATCGTGCAATGAtacatttacaataatttttttctatgtttaccatttaagaaaatacaataatcGTATATGATACGTTTTATACGTAGGCacgatcgataaatcaattctaacgtaactttttaatttaaacgtttaaatcgaaaaaaatccatttgaaataatattaggGGAATTGATTAtacgttataaaataatctatcggtatacacgtatataataattcttgatATGAAGAGATATGTGAAAATGTTatctaaaaattgaaattttcttatcatcgtgaatcaatatcatttcaaacgattcaaatgatctttttcgatcgaatgatatatatctacacgcatacatacacacatacgaaCACGCATgtgcacatatgtatacacacacataccacgcatatatatatatatatatatatatatatatatatttgtatattaaatcgattaaatagataaattcgTAGAATTAGACTAATTCTTTGAAATACTTCGTCGATAGGCTGATTGCCAACTCATCGATTAGCTCCCTGTATATGATCGGGCTCACGTTCTGTGCTAGTCGATGGAGGAGAAAGCAATCGCCAAAAGTAAGCACTCGAACTATGGTATTTGCTTTGGCATGCGCAAGGGTCCTCATCGAAGCTCGCAAAAGATAGACTCTTATCCTCGGTTGAGAGAAAACAATGATCCTGTAACGCAAGTAttgaatggaaaaatattgatatatacaattatgCTAGATACGAATAAAAGGagttaataaaatgaagaaatggaaaaaaaagagagatagagatagagagagagagagagagagagagagagagagagagagagagagagagagagagagagagagagagagagagagagagggagagaaatataatttacctATAAAAAAGAGCAAGAAAGCCGAGAATCATTAGAAATATCAGCCAGAAccaaataaagaagaagacttTTTCGTTCATAACGTTCAACGATAGAACGCAAAGAGCGTCATGAATTTGCATCGAGCCGGCCGAACCGAAGGTGTGCATCGTGCACTTGGTGACCTTGGGAAAGAGTCGAGTCATCGGATCTATACTATGATGATATTGTTTTTCCTTAGGAAATGTTAAAACCGCAACTCCGTAATGTCTAAATTCACCCTCGAAGAATAGATCCAAGAGATATAATTGTCCTATCTAAAGATGGAACTTTTTGTGAAAGGACTTTTCTATTTGcaataattttcgttttttcctctttttctttctctttttcttttttctttttctacatttctCCTTTCACTTACCGTATTGAGAAAATTGAAAACTTCGCAGAGGAAATAACGTAGAGCGTAGAAATTGTGCGTCATTCGGAGTTCACCCTCAATGAAATAGTCGACTAATTGACGCTTTCTATTCTCGGTCCAAGCATCTCGATCCAGAAACGAAGTGGAAAGGTCCCTCGCGAGCAAAGTGACGGTATCCCTTTCCCATATTCCCCATAACGCTCGGGGCACGTAAAAGAGAATCGCTTGTAAGCCGAGAATAAAGCAAACCTGTTGCGTGAGAGACGCGTCTGTTGTTACCTAACACACGTTGTTTTCTCTCGTGGACAGAGAAATTCAAGCGACGAAATACCTTTTGCTTCTGACGtttcatataaaaagagagatttttaattgatcgtcACGGGGACAAACGTTTacaaagattttttaaatatattcaacgtTTGTAAATATCTTTTCATATGTTTACGGAATCTCATTGactgtaataatttttacaaatttttttctacgaaacCCAACCCCGTTGCATTATCgtctaaataattaaaaagaatttttgttccgaagatatttttgatgctcgaatgaatttttatattcaaaatgtAATTACACGGTAGAAAACAGGCAACGCTTTGTACCTCGTCGATAATTGTGCTTACGAACGCCATCTATCAGtaagaaacttttttaatCCCTTCTGGTAGGCAACCGTCCGCGTACATGCACGAAAGAATTGATGTTGCCTATTAAAAGGGGCttaagaaatattccaactgaTAGATGGCGTTCgtaaatacaattttcaagGGAGTATGAAGTGATGTCTATTTTCGGGTGCAGATATCAAGTTCccgttaatatttcattatgaaaAGTGACAaacaaattgattaaatatagaACATTTCTGCGACTTTTCCTCAAGCAATGATTATTAAGGAAGAACTATCTAAGATACTCGATATCTATTTAGtcactatatatgtatatatatgtacgtagctatactttaaagatatttatttgaataattaatgtaactCAAAATGTCATCcaaaagaggaaaggataATTTCCGCTAGAGTTTCTcttcatttatcaaaaatatttttaacgaaaagtTTACGAGACAGAATGAGGACACTAACCCactggtaataacgatgataatataattcgtCGTTCTGAGATGCATTTCCTATTCCTGGACTTGCCACAGTTCGACCTGGTATTCCCTTTAAGTGACGTGCCACTGTGTAGGTACTATATATCCAGCAGTATGCGTTTAACGTCGTTCTGTCTATCGAAAAGAgtattataaagaagaaaagaagaagtaattgACGACGATCAGGAAGTTGAAAGGTAAAGatgataaatatgtaaaagagTAACGTGAGAGTTAATGTATTCcgacatttctctctttctctttctcattctttttctcgagtAGATCGATTTTAAgtaagaaaatcttttctccTCGATAGTATTGTTGCTGTTGCCAAGGGAACATCAGAGTTCATTTTAAAAAGGTACCAGTCCAGCCTCGAGCAATATTCGACAACGACCATTAAACTGCGTATGTACGCACGAGAATGTGCGTAAGaacgggaaaaaaaagagaaaaaaaaagaaaaagaaagaaaaaagaaagaaaaaagaaaggaaggaaagggagaagggtcggttaatattttaatttttaaaacctTCGAGGTATTTGCTCgatgtatttttcttcctgGGGAGTTTTAAAAGTGCACTTTTCACATCGATTTCATGTTTACCGACGACACTTAGTCCGTAATTTCaagacaaatattttcttcccctcttactccctctctctctctctctctctcacacacacacacacatactaaCTCTGCTCTTCCCGTTAtccagtttttttttcctttcagcTATTTTCCACCTATCCGCTCAGCTCATTTTCACGCGATAGGTGTCGTAAACGTTGGTGCTCGCGCGTGCCTGTTAAGCTTTCCTCGATGTTTAATGAATCGAGGGACACTCTGGTACGTTTAAAAGCACCTGCCTTTATTTATTCTGAGCAGGTTGCTTGCTACGTTAGGTTCAAAATTCTAAATTCTACGATGGAATTGGTACATGGTTGcaattaacgttaattaacgACAGTCTCCTgtcgaatgaaagagaagcCCTATTTTTTGTTGGtgttcttctactttttcttcgttttctgttcttctttttttttttttcctttctttttttttttttttttttacccctaTGAAACATGACTCtgattagagaaaaagaatagagaggaagagaaagagaatgaaaaagacaaaaaaaaaaaagtatgagcaaggaagaaagaatttctttctttcttgtttttttcttccttttttttttttttcaaacgaaaaagaaaagaaaatgtcgtaCCTATGCTGTGATCGGAGATGCAGCTAATTGGTTCGCCTATGAACTGTTTAGCGGTTACGAGGGTAGCACAGACGAGAAATAAGAGAACCGTAGCGCGTGAATGTAACCTGAACACAACGTTGTCGATCCGAATTCGTTCCTCTTGAAGAAGACACTTGATAGGGGAAAAGAGTTCCAACATGCCACTGATCtgcttttgcttctttttctacttcttctactttttcttcttcttcttcttcttcttcttcttcttctttcacttcttcttcttcgataaatttgttcttgattataggaaaaaaaaaaagtgaagaaacTTTCTAGTCGGTCGAtcgggagggagggagagagagagagagagagagagagagaaagagagagagagagagagagagagagaagaacttgcgcgcacacacacacacacacaaagagagagacacacgactgaaattaaaaaagtcgTGTGgcttttgaaaaatatgacaGATGTCAACTAGCTCGACAATTTAATtgatcatcttttttcttcgatttttcccgagattaatcgattaatcgaaagaaaggaacTCTTTACTTCGACTCTTCG
This portion of the Vespa velutina chromosome 4, iVesVel2.1, whole genome shotgun sequence genome encodes:
- the LOC124948484 gene encoding innexin inx2-like, with translation MKRQKQKVCFILGLQAILFYVPRALWGIWERDTVTLLARDLSTSFLDRDAWTENRKRQLVDYFIEGELRMTHNFYALRYFLCEVFNFLNTIGQLYLLDLFFEGEFRHYGVAVLTFPKEKQYHHSIDPMTRLFPKVTKCTMHTFGSAGSMQIHDALCVLSLNVMNEKVFFFIWFWLIFLMILGFLALFYRIIVFSQPRIRVYLLRASMRTLAHAKANTIVRVLTFGDCFLLHRLAQNVSPIIYRELIDELAISLSTKYFKELV